From one Salmo salar chromosome ssa09, Ssal_v3.1, whole genome shotgun sequence genomic stretch:
- the LOC106610748 gene encoding frizzled-3 isoform X2 — protein MVNLQCSEDLRMFLCALYAPVCMEYGRVSMPCRALCHRAKRDCHKLMEMFGVTWPDEIECSRFPDCDEAYPRAVDLQTSVDPTDISPMSIQRDYGFWCPRELKMEPDLGYSFLGTRDCSAPCPNMYFQRPELTFARYFIGVVSIVCLSATLFTFLTFLIDVTRFRYPERPIIFYAVCYMMVSLVFFLGFLLEDRVACNAANPAQYRAATVTQGSHNKVCSLFFMVLYFFTMAGSVWWVILTITWFLAAVPKWGSEAIEKKALLFHTCAWGLPGCLTVALLALNKIEGDGVSGVCFVGLYDVTALRWFLLAPLCLNVAVGVSLLLVGIVALNRVRMEIPLEKENQDKLVKFMIRIGVFSVLYLVPLLTVISCYLYEHSNRAVWETTWVQERCRDYHIPCPYQVEQTSHPDLTLFLIKYMMMLVVGIPSVFWVGSKKTCFEWASFLQGRRRKDSGVNESRQVLQEPDFAQSLLRDPHTPIIRKSRGTSTQGTSTRASSTHLAILEEPDDPRHAPDDRGPIHSLGHASSTRSKAGSVHSKTSYHGSLHRSRDGRYTPCSYRGGEEQTIPPHSSMPHLDHPLSTHSSLHRLESQSRHSSQRDLSVASPTLITHGTNGGRVANNDDGASA, from the exons ATGGTGAACCTGCAGTGTTCGGAGGACCTGAGGATGTTCCTGTGTGCCCTCTACGCTCCAGTCTGTATGGAGTATGGACGTGTGTCCATGCCCTGCCGAGCCCTGTGCCACCGCGCCAAGAGGGACTGCCACAAACTCATGGAGATGTTCGGAGTGACCTGGCCAGACGAGATCGAATGTAGCAG GTTCCCAGACTGTGACGAAGCCTACCCCCGTGCTGTGGACCTGCAGACCAGCGTGGACCCCACAGACATCTCTCCCATGTCCATCCAGAGGGACTATGGCTTCTGGTGCCCCCGCGAGCTCAAGATGGAGCCTGACCTGGGCTACTCGTTCCTGGGCACGCGCGACTGCTCGGCCCCTTGCCCCAACATGTACTTCCAGCGCCCGGAGCTCACCTTCGCCCGCTACTTCATCGGCGTGGTGTCTATCGTGTGTCTCTCGGCAACGCTCTTCACCTTCCTCACGTTCCTCATCGACGTCACGAGGTTCCGCTACCCCGAGCGGCCAATCATCTTCTACGCCGTCTGCTACATGATGGTGTCACTGGTCTTCTTTCTGGGCTTCCTATTGGAGGACAGGGTGGCGTGCAATGCGGCGAACCCCGCCCAGTACCGGGCGGCCACCGTCACGCAGGGCTCACACAACAAG gtgtgctCTCTTTTCTTTATGGTGCTGTATTTCTTCACCATGGCTGGCAGTGTGTGGTGGGTCATCCTCACCATCACCTGGTTCCTGGCGGCCGTTCCCAAATGGGGCAGCGAGGCCATCGAGAAGAAGGCCCTGCTCTTCCACACCTGCGCTTGGGGCCTGCCCGGCTGCCTCACCGTGGCCCTGCTGGCCCTCAACAAGATTGAGGGCGACGGTGTGAGTGGGGTGTGCTTCGTAGGCCTCTACGACGTCACGGCGCTGCGCTGGTTCCTGCTAGCACCGCTCTGCCTCAACGTGGCG GTGGGTGTATCTCTGTTACTGGTGGGCATCGTGGCGCTGAACCGTGTGCGTATGGAGATCCCTCTGGAGAAGGAGAACCAGGACAAGCTGGTGAAGTTTATGATCCGTATTGGGGTTTTCTCTGTGCTCTACCTGGTACCTCTGCTCACGGTGATATCCTGCTACCTGTATGAACACAGCAACAGGGCTGTCTGGGAGACCACCTGGGTCCAGGAGCGCTGCAGAGACTACCACATACCCTGTCCCTACcag GTTGAGCAGACCAGTCACCCAGATCTGACCCTGTTCCTCATTAAGTACATGATGATGCTGGTGGTGGGGATTCCCTCGGTCTTCTGGGTGGGCAGCAAGAAGACCTGCTTCGAATGGGCCAGCTTCCTACAAGGACGCAGACGCAAAGA TAGTGGGGTGAATGAGAGCAGACAGGTGCTCCAGGAGCCAGACTTTGCCCAATCTCTACTGAGAGACCCCCACACCCCCATCATCAGGAAATCACGGGGAACCTCCACCCAG GGCACCTCCACCCGTGCCTCTTCCACTCACCTGGCCATCCTGGAAGAGCCTGATGACCCTAGACACGCCCCCGACGACCGTGGACCAATCCACTCTCTGGGCCATGCCTCCTCCACCCGCAGCAAGGCTGGCAGTGTGCACAGCAAGACCAGTTACCATGGCAGCCTGCATCGCTCCCGAGACGGACg CTACACACCCTGTAGTTACAGAGGCGGCGAGGAGCAAACGATACCCCCCCACAGCAGCATGCCTCACCTCGACCATCCGCTGTCCACTCACAGCAGCCTCCACCGACTGGAATCCCAATCACGGCACAGCAGCCAGCGTGATCTCTCCGTTGCCTCACCCACCCTTATCACCCACGGGACGAACGGTGGCCGCGTCGCTAATAATGACGATGGAGCCAGCGCCTGA